The following proteins are encoded in a genomic region of Flavobacteriales bacterium:
- the rodA gene encoding rod shape-determining protein RodA has product MRVQESISERIDWVLVLTYVTFLFIGWTNIFSSSYNEAHPSIFDLSQNYGKQLLWIGTSIVLAFIILVTHYDLFNKMAYLIYGIIMFILLLVLGIGDEIAGSKSWITLGSFKIQPSEFAKFATCLALAKYMSSDRINFKRIRTRLTVVFIILLPALLILLQNDTGSTLVFFSLIFVLYRMGLPGNILLFGVTILILFVLALLINQVILSSCIAALGIFGFWQVQKKKIDRMIVVAVMAVSIAFTFSVDYVFENILEPHQKQRIEVLLGIQADIHGAGYNINQSKIAIGSGGFAGKGYLQGTQTKFDFVPEQSTDFIFCTIGEEWGFLGSMFTIGLYVFLLLRIINLAERQKLMFAKLYGYGVASIFFFHFGINIGMTIGLAPIIGIPLPFLSYGGSSLWSFTILLFILINQDFQRKDILGR; this is encoded by the coding sequence TTGAGAGTACAAGAGAGCATATCGGAACGAATTGACTGGGTACTTGTATTGACCTATGTTACCTTCTTGTTTATTGGATGGACAAATATCTTTTCTTCATCCTACAACGAAGCTCACCCAAGTATTTTCGACCTGTCTCAAAATTACGGTAAACAGTTGTTGTGGATAGGAACCTCCATCGTTCTTGCATTTATAATTCTTGTTACCCACTACGACCTTTTTAACAAAATGGCCTACCTTATTTATGGTATCATCATGTTCATTTTACTCTTAGTTCTGGGGATAGGCGACGAAATCGCGGGATCCAAATCGTGGATCACCTTAGGAAGTTTCAAAATTCAACCATCCGAATTTGCGAAATTTGCAACATGTTTGGCTCTCGCAAAATACATGAGCTCCGATAGAATTAATTTTAAAAGAATTAGGACACGACTAACTGTCGTTTTCATAATCCTTCTTCCTGCATTATTGATATTACTTCAGAATGATACTGGTTCAACTCTTGTCTTCTTCTCGCTAATTTTCGTGCTATATAGAATGGGATTACCAGGAAATATTCTTCTTTTCGGAGTTACTATTCTCATACTTTTTGTTTTAGCCTTACTCATAAACCAAGTTATTCTTAGTTCATGTATTGCCGCTTTGGGAATATTTGGATTTTGGCAAGTACAAAAGAAAAAAATAGATCGGATGATTGTAGTAGCTGTTATGGCTGTTTCAATCGCTTTCACTTTTAGTGTTGATTATGTATTTGAGAATATTTTAGAGCCACATCAAAAACAAAGAATTGAAGTTTTGTTGGGTATACAAGCAGATATACATGGAGCCGGATATAACATTAACCAATCGAAAATAGCAATCGGCTCTGGAGGATTTGCTGGCAAAGGATACCTTCAAGGAACGCAAACGAAATTCGACTTCGTTCCAGAGCAGAGTACCGATTTTATATTCTGTACAATTGGAGAAGAATGGGGATTCCTTGGAAGTATGTTTACAATTGGACTTTACGTTTTTCTACTTCTTCGAATTATCAATTTAGCGGAAAGGCAGAAGCTAATGTTTGCTAAACTCTATGGCTATGGAGTAGCCTCCATATTTTTCTTTCATTTTGGAATTAATATAGGGATGACAATTGGACTAGCCCCTATCATTGGCATACCACTACCCTTTTTAAGCTATGGGGGGTCTTCTCTTTGGTCTTTTACAATTCTTCTTTTCATCCTAATCAATCAGGATTTTCAGAGAAAAGATATACTGGGAAGGTAA